Within Halorussus sp. MSC15.2, the genomic segment ACGAGCGACTCGTCACCGACCTCCGTGAGGTGCCCGAGTCGGTCCGCGTGGACGACGACCTGCTGGAGTACATGGCGAACGTCGCCCGCGAGACCCGCGAGGACCGCCGGGTGTCGGTCGGCGTCTCCCCGCGCGGGACCCAGCGCCTCTTCGAGGCGACCCGGGCCTACGCCGCGATGCAGGGCCGGGAGTTCGTCACCCCCGACGACGTGAAGCGCGTGGCCCACCCCGTCCTCGCCCACCGCGTCGTCCTCACGCCCGACGCGCAGGTCAACAACGTGGCGAAGTCCGCCATCGTGGACCACGTGCTGGACAGCGTCCCCGTGCCGACGGTGGAGTAGTCCGACAGATGCCCTCCAGACGGTCGGTTCTCGCTACCGGAGTCGCCAGCCTCTGCGCCGTCGGCCCGGGGTGTACGGCCGTCCTCGACGGGTCGGCCCCCGAACCGGCGTTGCGGAGCATCACCCTCCGGAACACCGACGCCGAGACCCACGCCCTCGCGCTCAGACTCTTCCACGACGGCGCGGAGATTCTCGACCGGACGTACGAACTCGGTCCTCGGACCTCCGACAACGGGGACGCCGACACCGCAGACAGTGACACCGACTACGTCGTCGGCATCGAAGACGCGTGGGACTCGCCCACCGGCGAGTTCCGGGCCGCGGTCCGCGTAGACGGTGAGGACCGGACGAAGTTCCGACTGGACGACGAGATTCGTCCGCCGACGCCCTACCGGTACGAAATCCGCGTCGAGCGGAACGGCGGCGTATCCACGTGGGTCGCGAAACCGGAATCGACCGCGACGCGGTAGTCAGTTTCACTTTCACTCCGCTTGGCTCGCCTTTACATCAGTCCGGCGACCACCCGGAACCATGAACGCAGACGAGTCCGGGGAGGAGTCGGCGGACGCCACCGAAGAGGACGAGGAGACGGAACTCGCGGACCTCGACCCGAACGCCGAGAAACAGGCCCGGCGGGTAGAACGCCAACTGCGGCGACTCCGCCGCGAGATGCGGGGCTGAAAGCGCTCGGGGCGGATTTCTCGTCGGGTTGCTCGTGGTCTCCCGGCGGTTCGACTGTCACTCCCGGAGTTTCGTCTGTCGTCCTTCGAATCTCGTCTATTGCCCCTCGCGTCTCGTCTGTTGCCCTCGGAGTCGAAGTGGTTGCGCAGAAGAAGCTAGTTTCAGGCTCGAACACGGGAGTCCACCGCACAGCACCGCAGCGGCACCGTGAGAGCCTCTCATCTCACCAACCGACTGCGCTACTCGGCCGACGGTCTCCGGTGCTCGTCCCTCGCGCGGTGGGCGCGGCGCACGAGAGCGCCGCGCCCGCACACGCCGGGATGAAATCGAGAGTGCGCTACTTGGAATCGCCAACACCGAGCACGAGGATGGAAATCGAACCGGACGTGGCTCGAAAATAGAAGTCTCAGTTCCGGAGCGCCGACGTGAGCACCACCGCGGCCAGCAGCAGGAAGACCAGCGCGGTCACCGGCCTACCGCCCGCCGAGACCAGATAGATGCCGTACCCCAGACCGCCAGCGCCCACGGCGACAACCGTACTCCCGGCGGCGTGAGTCGCCTCCAGTTGGGTCGTGTCGGTCTCCCGTCCCAACTGGTCGCCGACGGTGATGGCCTGCTCGCCGAGGTCCCACGCCAGCACCGCGGCGATGACCCCCGGCAGGAGCAGGTACGGGGTGGGGAACGCCAGACCGCCGGCCAGCGCGGCGACGAGGAGCGCGGTCGAACCGAGCGTGACCGCGCGTCGCGACCCCCAGAAGACGCCGAGCGCGACCACCAAGAATCCGGCCGCACCGGCCGCGAGTCCGGTGGACCCGGTGAGCGCGCTGGTCCCCGCCGCGATTCCGGCCGCGGTCACCGCCAGCGCCGACGACAGGCGGGCGGGCGACCGGTCGATTTCGCGGGTCATGCTGAACCCCGTGTGACGCGAGCCATTCGAGCGAGCGCGACGCCCAGCGACTCGTCGGTGTCCCAGTCCACGACCCGGACCCCGCTCTGGCGGAGTTTCGAGACGCGGTGGTCGCGCTGGGTTCGAGCGAATCGCTGTCCCGCGGTCCGAGTCGACGTCGGGTCGGGACTGACGACCGTCACGAGGTGGTCCTCGGCGTCCAGTCGCCGCGCGACCTCCGGGCCGAAGTCGTCGCACAGCGGCGTGACGAAGACGACCTGCGAGGACGCCGGGAGTCGCTTTCGAAGCTGTTTGAGGCGTGTCGTCGGGTAGAACATCTCCTCGGAGGGCGTCGGCGCGAACGCCGGGTGGGTCGCCAGCAGGTCCCGGGCGCGGGCCTGGTGGTCGTGGCCCGCGCCGGGCGCGAGCCAGCACGTCTCGGGACCGAACGACGCCAGTCCCACGCGGTCGCCCGCGTCGAGGAGTCTCGTGACCATCTTGCCCGCGGCGTCCACGCCGAACTGGACCGCGTTGCGCTCGTCGTCGCCCCGGGCAAGATACGCCTTCTCGCGGGTGTCCACGAGGACGACCACGCTGGCGGCCCGCTCCTCGCGGAACTGGACGGTCGTGAGTTCCCCCGTTCGCGCGAGGCGGTTCCAGTCGACCCGAGAGAGCGGGTCGCCCGGCCGGTACTCGCGGGTCGCGTGGAACTCGATGCCCGACCCGCCCACGTCGGTCGTCACCCGGCCGGTGTACTGGGTGGTCTGAGCGCGCAGGGGCATGTCCACGGTCGTTCCGAGTTTCGGGACGCACCGGAGGAGGGTCTCACACTCGACTTCGGTCTCGACCTCGATGGCGCCGCTGAAGTCTCGGACGATGGCGGTCACGGGGTCGAACTCGTGGTCGCCGCGTTCGGCCTCGACGGTGTAGGTGAACGACGCCGTCTTGCCCGGTCGGAGCGCGGTCCCGAGGCGGGCCGACCCGTCTGTCACGGGCAGGGCCTCCGGAACCCCATCGACGAGTCGGAGGTCGGCCAGCATCGAGTCGCCGACGTTCTCGACGACGAGCCTGACCTGCACCTCCTCGCCCGGCAGGGGTTCGTCGTCGCTGAGCGTCCGGGTCACGTCGAGGGCCACCTCGGGCGTGCCCGCGGTCCGGGCGTAGGCCGCGAACGCGACCCCGACGACCCCCGACAGCAGGACCAGCGGCCGACTGAAGAGGACGCCCAGCGACCCCGCCAGCAGGGCGACCACACTGACGCCGCGCCACCGTTTCGTCTGTCGAATCGACTTCACGCTTCGGCCTCCGTTCGACGGGCGTCGTCCGTCCTCGCGTCGGTTCGAGAGGAGTCTGATTCCCCAGTGTCGGTCGTGCCAGCGGACGCGCTGGCACGGGTCTCGGCGCTGCCGTCGGTCTCGGTACCGCCCGGGTCAGTTTCGCCGGATTCGCCGTCGTCCCGAGAACCGGACGACTCGGCGTCGGCCGGTTCGACTCCGGCCGCCCGAGCGACGGCGTCCGCGGTTCGCCGGATTCGGTACTGGGAGGGCGACTCGGTGCTGACCGCGAGTCTCACCCGGTCGAAGACGGGCGGCGAGGGGGCGTCCTCTCCGCCGAGGAACGACGCCGCGTGCCGGTCGTCCGTCCACGTTCCGGCGTCGAGTCGCTCGCGGGCCTGCTCGCGCGAGCAGTTCTCCCGGTCGGCGACGGCGGTGATTGCGGCGGCTTCGAGCGTCTCGCGCAGGTCCGCTCGCTCGCGGATAAGGTCCCGTCGCGGTCCCGACCGGAGTTCGGCGACTGTCCGGTCGAACTCGTCGCCAGGGGTCGGCGCCGTCTCGACCGTCTCCACGTCGGGCGTCTCGGTGGCCGCTACCTCGGTGGCCTGCCGGGACCGGGCGACCCGAACCGCCTGCACCAGCGCGAGCAGGCCGACGACCGTCACCGCGGCGTAGCCGGTGCCGATGGCGGCGGCGAACCCGGGGACGAACGCCATCAGCAGGCCGAGCGCGACCGCGACCAGACCGACGGCGGTCAGAATCGGATGGTCGTTGCCGTCGGTCACTCGGCGTCACCTCCGCTGGTAGCGTCCGAGGACCGAGACCCGTCCGACTGCGAACCGGCGTCCGAGGGCCGACCGGCGTTCGGGGTCGGACCCGCGTACTCGCGCTCGATGCGCCTGAGGGCGTCGAGCGCCTGCTGTTCGCGCTCCTCGGTCGCCGACTCGCCGCCGTACCGGACCTCTTCGAACAGCGAGGTGAGTCGGTCCACGTCCTCGCGGGCCATGCCCGCTTCGACCGCGGCCGCGGCGAACTCCGCGGGCGTACTGGCCGCGGGGTTGGCCACGTCGAGGTGGTCGGTCATCTCGCGCCACGCGCGGAACACCTCGTTGTCCACGTCGGTCGCGTTCTCGATGCGGTCTGCGGCCTCGCCCGCGGCCCGGCCGACCGCGCGCACGTCTCCGGTGTCGTCGGGGTCCGCGAACGTCTCGTCCTCCTCGGGGTCGTCGCCGCTGGAGGAGACGAACAGGAGCGCGACGGCCGCGAGGAGCGCGACGCCCAGACCCGCCATCAGGAGGAACGAGGGGTCGGTGAACGTCGTCCCGTTGGCACCGCCGGGTGCACCGCTCCCGCCCGCAGGCGCGAGGGAGACGTTCCCGCCTTCGAACAGCGCGCTCCGTGCGTTCGGCACGGGGTCCGTGCAGAGGGTCAGGAGCGCGTGGCCGAACAGGATGGGGACGCCCACCGGCCCGGCGTACGCCACGACGCCGAATCCCCCGAGGCGACGGTACGCGGCGTACGCGCCGAGCGAGAACACCCCGAGGATGAGGGCGATGGCCCACCACGTGTCGAGGAACGCGTAGCAGGGGACGTCCATCGGCGTCCCGCCGGTCGTGTCGGACGATACGTTCCCGAACTCCAGACTTGGCTGACTGCCGTTCTGTACGCCCGCGTCCGAACTCGGCGCGCCGAACCCGAACCCGCCGGACGATTCGGCGAGGACCGCCGAGTCCAGCGTCGCGGCGGCGAAGCCGATAGCGACGACTGCTAACAGCGCGAGGACGACAGGGCGTGCGGTATCACGGTCCACAGAGGTAGGTTGCGGGATTGATAACTTAGAGGTTCTGCCTCGTCGGCGGAGCGCGGCGTTTCTTACCTGCTCTTCGCGGTAGAAGTAGGGTCGAGCGGCCCAGTTCGGTGCAAGCGCCGAGAGAACTCACGCCCGGTCAGAGGCGGACTCGTCCACGCGGTCGGACTCGCGGGATTCGTCGGTCCGTTCGCTCGGGTCGCCGTACCCGCCGCCTCCGGGGGTCAGTACCGTGACCGTCGTCCCGGTCTCGACCTCGACGGTGGTCTTCGTGCCGACGCGCTCGCCGTCGATGCGGTTCTCGCCGAGCGCGCCCGACTCCCCGCCGTCGAGTCCCTTCGGCGCGTGTCTGCGGCGCTCGGTCAGCAGCGAGACCGTCGCGTCGGTCTCGACAGTCATCGAGCGTTCGAGTCCGAGACCGCCGCGGTGTCGCCCCGCGCCGCCGCTGTCCTGCCGGAGGGCGTAGCGCTCGACGCGAAGGGGGTACTCGGTCTCCAGCGCCTCGACCGGGGTGTTGAGCGTGTTGGTCATCCCGACCTGCACGCCGTCCATGCCGTCCTTCGTCGGACGCGCGCCGAACCCGCCACCGATTGTCTCGTAGTAGGTGAAGCCGCCGTCCCTGCTCCCGATTATCAGGTTGTTCATCGTGCCCTGTCCCTCCGCGGGCACGCGGTCGGGCACCGCCTCGGCCAGCGCGCGGACGACCACGTCGGTCACGCGCTGGCTCGTCTCGACGTTGCCCCCGACCACGGCCGCGGGCGGCGTCGGGTTCAGCAGACTCCCCTCCGGCGCGCTGACCGAGACCGGCGCGTAGCACCCGTGGTTCGGGGGAATTTCCGGGTCGGTCAGACACCGGACGACGAAGTAGACCGCGCTCTTGGCGACCGCCAGCGGCGCGTTGAGGTTACCCGGAACCTGCTCGGCGGTCCCCGAGAAATCGACGGCGAGCGAAGCGCCGTCGATTTCGACCGTCGCTTGGACCGGCACGTCGTCGTCACTAACGCCGTCGCCTTCGAGGAAGTCGGTGGCCGCGTACTCGCCGTCCGGTAGGTCGGCCAGTTCGCTCTCGACGCGCTCGCGAGAGTACGCTATCACCGCGTCGAACGCCGCCAGTAGGCGGTCGCCGTGGTCGGCCAGCAGGTCGCCGAGGCGCTCCTCGGCCCTCTCGTTGGCGGCCATCTGCGCCCGGAGGTCGGCCCGGCGCTCGTCGGGCGTCCGGACGTTCGCCAGCAGGAGGTCGCGCACGTCCTCGTTCACCTCGCCGCCCGTGACGAGGCGGACCGGCGGGAGGCGCAGGCCCTCCTGATAGATTTCTCGCGCGCCCGCGGGCATGCTCCCCGGCGTCATCCCGCCCACGTCGGCGTGGTGGGCGCGGGAGACCGCGTAGCCCACGATTTCCTCGCCCGCCCCGCCGTCCGCCTCCGGGGGCGCGAGCGGCGAGACCAGCGTCACGTCCGGCAGGTGGGTGCCGCCCGCGAAGGGGTCGTTGACGACGAAGGTGTCGCCGGGGTCGGGGTCCCGTTCCAGCACCGCCGCCACCGCCTCGGGCATCGCGCCGAGGTGGACCGGGATGTGCTCGGCCTGCGCGACCATCCGACCGTCGGCGTCGAACAGCGCGGTCGAGCAGTCCCGTCGCTCCTTGATGTTGGGCGAGTACGCGCCCCGAATCAGCACCTGCCCCATCTCCTCGGCCACGCTCTCCAGTTGGTTCCGCAGGATTTCGAGTTCGACGGGGTCGAGGTCAGCGTCGGTCATGCTCGACCCTCCGCGTCGGTCGCTTCGCCTCCGCGCTCGGTCAGTACCAGCGTCCCGTCCTCGCGCACCGCGGCCCGCCAGTTCGGCGGGACGACCACGGTGCTGTCGGCCTGCTCGCAGACGGCCGGACCCGCGAACGTCTCGCCCGCCGGCAGCGCCTCCCGGCGGTAGACGGGCACCTCGCGGAACTCGCCGCCGAAGTCGGCCTCGCGCTCGCCGATTCTGGCCTCGCCCGCGCTCTCGTAGGCGACGCGCGGCGTCTCGCGCGCGACGGTCGCGCGCACCCGCAGGCCGACGAGTTCCACCGCCTCGTCCATCCGGTAGCCGTACGCCGTCTCGTGGGCCTCGTGGAAGCGACGTTCGACCGCCTCGGGGTCGAACGACTCGCCGACCTCGACGGGCAACTCGAAGCTCTGGCCCGCGTACCGGAGGTCGGCGCGCCGGACGATTTCGGCCGCCTCGGGGTCCCGGAGGTCCGCCCGCGCCTCGTCGGCGAGGTCCGCGAGGACCCCAGACACCCCCTCGGGGTCGGCCGCATCGAGCGCGGTGCGGTAGGTCCGGACAGCGTCGCGGGTCTCGTCGGCCGCGAGCAGGCCGAACGCCGACAGGACGCCGCAGGCCCGCGGGACGACGACGCGGGTCACGTCGAGTCGGTCGGCCAGCGCCGCGGCGTGCATCGGTCCCGCGCCGCCGAACGCCGCCAGCGCGAACGTCCGGGGGTCGTGGCCGCGCTCGACCGTGACTTCCCGGACCGCCCGAGTCATGTCGGCGTTCGCCACGCGGTAGACGCCGCGGGCGGCCTCGACGGGTCCCGACAGGTCCGCTTCGTCGGCGAGGGCCGCGAGCGCGTCGCGCGCGGCCGCCACGTCCAGCGAGAGTTCGCCCCCGAGCGCGGTGTCGTCCCCGAGGTAGCCGAGGACGACGTTGGCGTCGGTGACGGTCGGTCGCTCGCCGCCCTTCCCGTAGCACGCCGGGCCGGGGTCCGCGCCCGCCGACTCGGGACCGACCCGGAGCGCGCCCCCGGCGTCCACCCACGCGATGCTTCCGCCGCCCGCGCCCACTGTCGTCACGTCCACCATCGGGACGCCCACGGGTCGCCCGCCGATTTCGGTCTCGGTGGTGCGCTCGACGTCGCCCTCCCTGACGAGACTCACGTCGCTGGAGGTGCCGCCCATGTCGAACGTGACGAGACCGGGTGCCTCGGTGGCGCTCTCGGCGGTCGCGGCCGCGCCGTCGGTTTCCGCGGTCGCTCGCTCCGCGGCCGCTCTCTCAGCGGTCGCGGCCGCGCCCACGACCCCCGCAGCCGGGCCAGACAGACACGTCGTTACGGCGTGTTCGCGGACCGTCTCGGCGTCGGCGATGCCGCCGTTCGACTGCATGACCAGCGGGGCCGGAATCCCGGCGGACTCGGCGCGCTCGACGAGTCGCCCGAGGTAGGCGTCGATTTTGGGCGTCACGTAGGCGTCCACGACGGTCGTGGCGGTGCGCTCGTACTCCCGGAACGCCGCGAGCACCTCGTGGGACGCCGAGACCGGCGCGTC encodes:
- a CDS encoding hydantoinase B/oxoprolinase family protein, translated to MTDADLDPVELEILRNQLESVAEEMGQVLIRGAYSPNIKERRDCSTALFDADGRMVAQAEHIPVHLGAMPEAVAAVLERDPDPGDTFVVNDPFAGGTHLPDVTLVSPLAPPEADGGAGEEIVGYAVSRAHHADVGGMTPGSMPAGAREIYQEGLRLPPVRLVTGGEVNEDVRDLLLANVRTPDERRADLRAQMAANERAEERLGDLLADHGDRLLAAFDAVIAYSRERVESELADLPDGEYAATDFLEGDGVSDDDVPVQATVEIDGASLAVDFSGTAEQVPGNLNAPLAVAKSAVYFVVRCLTDPEIPPNHGCYAPVSVSAPEGSLLNPTPPAAVVGGNVETSQRVTDVVVRALAEAVPDRVPAEGQGTMNNLIIGSRDGGFTYYETIGGGFGARPTKDGMDGVQVGMTNTLNTPVEALETEYPLRVERYALRQDSGGAGRHRGGLGLERSMTVETDATVSLLTERRRHAPKGLDGGESGALGENRIDGERVGTKTTVEVETGTTVTVLTPGGGGYGDPSERTDESRESDRVDESASDRA
- a CDS encoding hydantoinase/oxoprolinase family protein; this translates as MTDGIRVGADVGGTFTDVALLTPGDELVTAKVPTTDDQSEGVLAGIRKACEKADLDPEDVDAFSHAMTVSTNALLEGDGAETALVTTEGFRDVLEIGRQDRPALYDLNAEKPDPLVPRRRRFEVAERATPEGVEREVELSEVRDLADRIRETDAESVAVSLLHAYADPRNERAVAEVLREELDAPVSASHEVLAAFREYERTATTVVDAYVTPKIDAYLGRLVERAESAGIPAPLVMQSNGGIADAETVREHAVTTCLSGPAAGVVGAAATAERAAAERATAETDGAAATAESATEAPGLVTFDMGGTSSDVSLVREGDVERTTETEIGGRPVGVPMVDVTTVGAGGGSIAWVDAGGALRVGPESAGADPGPACYGKGGERPTVTDANVVLGYLGDDTALGGELSLDVAAARDALAALADEADLSGPVEAARGVYRVANADMTRAVREVTVERGHDPRTFALAAFGGAGPMHAAALADRLDVTRVVVPRACGVLSAFGLLAADETRDAVRTYRTALDAADPEGVSGVLADLADEARADLRDPEAAEIVRRADLRYAGQSFELPVEVGESFDPEAVERRFHEAHETAYGYRMDEAVELVGLRVRATVARETPRVAYESAGEARIGEREADFGGEFREVPVYRREALPAGETFAGPAVCEQADSTVVVPPNWRAAVREDGTLVLTERGGEATDAEGRA
- a CDS encoding DUF58 domain-containing protein, which translates into the protein MKSIRQTKRWRGVSVVALLAGSLGVLFSRPLVLLSGVVGVAFAAYARTAGTPEVALDVTRTLSDDEPLPGEEVQVRLVVENVGDSMLADLRLVDGVPEALPVTDGSARLGTALRPGKTASFTYTVEAERGDHEFDPVTAIVRDFSGAIEVETEVECETLLRCVPKLGTTVDMPLRAQTTQYTGRVTTDVGGSGIEFHATREYRPGDPLSRVDWNRLARTGELTTVQFREERAASVVVLVDTREKAYLARGDDERNAVQFGVDAAGKMVTRLLDAGDRVGLASFGPETCWLAPGAGHDHQARARDLLATHPAFAPTPSEEMFYPTTRLKQLRKRLPASSQVVFVTPLCDDFGPEVARRLDAEDHLVTVVSPDPTSTRTAGQRFARTQRDHRVSKLRQSGVRVVDWDTDESLGVALARMARVTRGSA
- a CDS encoding DUF4129 domain-containing protein, translated to MDRDTARPVVLALLAVVAIGFAAATLDSAVLAESSGGFGFGAPSSDAGVQNGSQPSLEFGNVSSDTTGGTPMDVPCYAFLDTWWAIALILGVFSLGAYAAYRRLGGFGVVAYAGPVGVPILFGHALLTLCTDPVPNARSALFEGGNVSLAPAGGSGAPGGANGTTFTDPSFLLMAGLGVALLAAVALLFVSSSGDDPEEDETFADPDDTGDVRAVGRAAGEAADRIENATDVDNEVFRAWREMTDHLDVANPAASTPAEFAAAAVEAGMAREDVDRLTSLFEEVRYGGESATEEREQQALDALRRIEREYAGPTPNAGRPSDAGSQSDGSRSSDATSGGDAE